TAGGGCCTGAACCGTCGCTGAAGAAGTTGCGAAGTCGAATCGAGGAGGTTGATTCATGTCCGTTGCCGGCGCAGAAACTTTGAAAGCCTTGGAAACCGCACTCGGCGCCGTCCAGCAAAGCGAGTTTCGCGGGCAGACGCGCGTAGTCGTTCCCAAAGAGAAACTCGCCGACGTATTTACGACCTTGCGCAACGGTCGCGGCTTCGACCAACTGGTCGATGTGACGTGCGTCGATTACCTCGCCTACCGCGATGCCACCGATCGCTTCGGACTCGTGTACCTGCTCACTTCGACGACCACGAACGAGCGGATCACGCTCCGTGTGTTCGTGAACGAGCCGGACCCGACCGTCGTCTCCGCGACCGGCTGGTGGGAAGGGGCCAACTGGCTCGAGCGCGAAGTGTGGGACATGTTCGGCATCACGTTCGATGGTCATCCCGATCATCGCCGCATCCTTTGCCCCGACGAGTTCACCGCGTTTCCGTTGCGAAAAGATTACCCGCTGCAAGGTCGCGGCGAACGTCACAACTTTCCCGTGCTCACGCGAAATCAGGCTTAATGGTTATGGGCTCGGCACCCGCTTCGACACGCAAGCTCGACATCGCACACGACGAGCAGCAGGATTATCTGTGGACGCTGAATTTCGGCCCACAGCATCCGGCTACGCATACGACGCTGCGCATCGTGATGAAGCTCGACGGCGAACGCGTAGTCGATGCGATGCCCGACATCGGCTATCTGCATTCCGGGTTCGAGAAGCTCGGCGAAAGCCTCGACTATAATCAGTATGTCACCGTCACCGACCGGATGAACTACATTTCGCCGATGGCGAACAATGTGGCCTGGCATGGCGCAGTCGAAAAGCTGCTCGGCATCGAGCTCACTCCGCGCTGCAAATACATT
Above is a window of Planctomycetia bacterium DNA encoding:
- a CDS encoding NADH-quinone oxidoreductase subunit C, giving the protein MSVAGAETLKALETALGAVQQSEFRGQTRVVVPKEKLADVFTTLRNGRGFDQLVDVTCVDYLAYRDATDRFGLVYLLTSTTTNERITLRVFVNEPDPTVVSATGWWEGANWLEREVWDMFGITFDGHPDHRRILCPDEFTAFPLRKDYPLQGRGERHNFPVLTRNQA